In Aegilops tauschii subsp. strangulata cultivar AL8/78 chromosome 3, Aet v6.0, whole genome shotgun sequence, one genomic interval encodes:
- the LOC109748059 gene encoding uncharacterized protein yields the protein MEGEPPPSAAASASAACSGSGPGGGGGGEKGAPCQECGEQPWKYRCPGCSRLTCSLPCVQAHKRRTACSGKRPRTVPVPLAQFDDNQLLSDYNLLEETSMVRESAHRLLGGFGRNFGCGFEGRHGAQLPPWLSFLRKAAERRGVQLAFQPTGMTRREQNRSRHDRRSDCIYWTVEWKFNSTDIVLTDDQTDENASLLSLLEKHLTPSPWKDQLTPYRNTELRDLKLFIQKSAKNSKSPHRQLNIEEPLRPQLRGTLIVEYPTINVFLPSDSYEFQVEKPANKISRNEQPPGSLNDSPPIEGTEFQEEEIEEGELSPETQVIDLKDSGPSRTTNLSQVKVTSEPKMDSMPSYVHGLAFGGKQGEVDQHSKMALNTTPGAPKAKSCMKVYPVDLDEGVEGGTLEGQVIDLKNHAASDPGNIGPPKDTKTPDTDRKIDSSVLSPISTLASEVSSHPQEEEDNQESKLAPTTTPEALKRRSLTKVYPLDTDDTQGLLLLSELPSVEFEQEMGDAYEELFGDMNPDDFLDFDLGMMDVDGSGEMRSPLKLWDDLDLEEGEIPSQL from the exons ATGGAGGGGGAGCCGCCccccagcgccgccgcctccgcctccgccgcctgctccggctccggccccggcggcggcggcggcggggagaaGGGCGCCCCGTGCCAGGAGTGCGGGGAGCAGCCGTGGAAGTACCGGTGCCCGGGCTGCTCCCGCCTCACCTGCAGCCTCCCCTGCGTGCAGGCCCACAAGCGCCGCACCGCCTGCTCCGGCAAGCGCCCCCGCACCGTCCCCGTCCCGCTCGCCCAgttcgacgacaaccagctcctCTCCG ATTACAACTTGCTGGAGGAGACGAGCATGGTCAGGGAGTCGGCCCACAGGCTGCTCGGCGGCTTCGGCCGCAACTTCGGCTGCGGCTTCGAGGGACGCCATGGCGCCCAGCTGCCGCCGTGGCTCTCCTTCCTCCGCAAGGCCGCAGAGCGCCGGGGCGTCCAGCTCGCCTTCCAACCCACTGGCATGACCAGGAGGGAGCAGAACCGCTCGCGGCACGACAGGAG AAGTGACTGCATATACTGGACAGTCGAGTGGAAGTTCAATTCAACAGATATTGTCCTAACTGACGACCA GACAGACGAGAATGCAAGCTTGCTATCTTTATTGGAAAAGCATCTgactccttccccttggaaggaCCAGCTTACGCCATATCGCAATACTGAATTGCGTGATTTGAAACTGTTCATTCAGAAGTCTGCCAAG AATTCAAAGTCGCCACACCGTCAACTCAATATAGAAGAGCCCTTGCGCCCCCAACTGAGGGGCACTCTTATTGTCGAGTACCCAACTATCAATGTCTTCCTTCCATCAGATAGTTACGAGTTTCAAGTCGAGAAACCTGCAAACAAGATTAGCAGAAATGAGCAGCCCCCTGGCAGCTTGAATGATAGCCCCCCTATAGAAGGCACTGAGTTTCAGGAGGAAGAAATAGAGGAAGGCGAGTTGTCTCCAGAGACGCAGGTTATTGATCTCAAGGATTCTGGACCGTCACGTACCACAAATCTTTCTCAAGTGAAGGTTACGAGTGAACCTAAGATGGATAGCATGCCGTCGTATGTCCACGGTCTGGCATTCGGTGGTAAACAGGGGGAAGTTGATCAACATAGCAAGATGGCATTGAATACAACTCCTGGGGCTCCCAAGGCTAAATCCTGCATGAAAGTCTACCCAGTGGACTTGGACGAAGGAGTTGAAGGTGGGACCTTAGAGGGGCAGGTTATTGACCTCAAGAACCATGCAGCTTCAGATCCTGGCAATATTGGTCCACCCAAAGATACGAAAACACCTGACACAGATCGCAAGATAGATTCTTCAGTGCTGTCTCCCATCAGTACTCTAGCATCTGAGGTCTCGAGTCATCCTCAGGAAGAAGAAGACAACCAAGAAAGCAAGCTGGCGCCAACCACAACCCCTGAAGCTCTGAAGAGGAGGTCTCTGACCAAAGTCTACCCACTGGACACCGACGACActcaagggctgctgctgctCTCAGAGCTGCCCAGCGTGGAGTTCGAGCAGGAGATGGGAGACGCCTACGAGGAGCTGTTTGGGGACATGAACCCCGACGACTTCCTCGACTTCGATCTTGGGATGATGGACGTGGACGGATCTGGCGAAATGAGGTCCCCGTTGAAGCTCTGGGACGACCTGGACTTGGAGGAAGGCGAGATCCCCTCGCAGCTCTGA
- the LOC109748056 gene encoding putative disease resistance protein RGA3, with the protein MDPIFLAAAATTWVLNKLLDHLKDAAIQALLGSEGFNKDVKHLVHELSRANLVLGSVTAGATSGVMIGNQELARQITEVLEQAVKLAKYLDKLRYYDLEEKIQKMKLKGRNQFTSTMKSMTQSKGKLTSFEIKDIGNTVEKLHKICDNVHAALLIEKHDKLLAAIQNTSTNIGAAVEFFTESKLFPRKEEADVLKLISASKFSDQELLVLPIVGHGGVGKTTLARLVYHNPQVGADFAIKIWVHVSANFDEIKLAQGILEEIAPASEYANIKHLNGLQRVINKYLHKKTYLLVLDDMWEESEARWDKLLAPLRCTDSKGNVILMTTRKLSVANITSKVEGHIKLGGMNDETFWPFFKRCIFRDENYQGNNKLQGIGKEIAIKLKGNPLAAKSVATLLRRNLTEVYWKRILKSDEWKLSNTVDDIIPALKLSYNHLPYHLQQLFSYCAMFPKGYRFEKEQLIRMWIALGFVMDERKKLEDAGSDNFDDLVDRSFFQKDEQHFIVHDLMHDVAQEVSVHECLLVDGSDSLKVFTSIRHVGIWTESVYKDEIIGHHKTFEKKLDEIEKKDILKTLESLMLVGIYDEKISEKFVGALEKLSYVQILKLSAMPFNVDSLLSSVQNFIHLRYLELRYSSDQHRPLPEAICKLYHLIVLDITHWSGLSDLPKSISNLLNLQYLLVPGSGSLHSKISRVGELKLLQELHEFQVQKGSDFNISQLEHLQEIKGSLSILGLENVKDKAEASGARIEDKEHLRTLSLSWGENNDVQKEVIEGLQPHGDLAHLLVINYAGATPTWLGRNFSLGNLESLQLQDCTAMKTLPPFEELPYLKKLSLIGMSSLKDVKIDFNCSELSEVEIMTCSALTTIRLHSCKALTNLTIKDCGALSCLKGLPSSGQVEYNIKGCPQLQADTISS; encoded by the exons ATGGATCCCATCTTCCTCGCAGCGGCGGCGACGACATGGGTGCTGAACAAGCTGCTCGACCACCTCAAAGACGCTGCCATCCAAGCACTGCTGGGGTCGGAAGGTTTCAACAAGGATGTGAAGCATCTCGTCCACGAGCTGAGTCGAGCCAACCTCGTCCTTGGCTCCGTGACCGCCGGAGCCACCTCGGGGGTCATGATCGGGAACCAGGAGCTGGCGCGGCAGATCACGGAGGTCCTGGAACAGGCAGTCAAGCTGGCCAAGTACCTCGACAAGCTCCGGTACTATGATCTGGAGGAAAAG ATACAAAAGATGAAACTGAAGGGCCGCAATCAGTTTACATCAACAATGAAATCTATGACTCAATCCAAGGGGAAATTGACAAGTTTTGAAATCAAAGACATAGGAAATACTGTGGAGAAGCTGCATAAGATCTGTGACAATGTTCACGCTGCTCTCTTGATTGAGAAACATGATAAACTGCTTGCAGCAATTCAAAACACAAGCACAAACATAGGCGCGGCAGTAGAATTCTTCACTGAATCCAAGTTGTTCCCGAGGAAGGAGGAGGCTGATGTTCTAAAACTAATTAGTGCAAGTAAATTCAGTGATCAAGAGCTTCTGGTTCTGCCAATAGTTGGTCATGGAGGTGTTGGGAAGACCACACTTGCTCGACTGGTGTACCATAACCCGCAAGTGGGAGCTGACTTCGCCATCAAGATCTGGGTCCATGTATCTGCTAATTTTGATGAAATCAAGCTCGCACAAGGGATTCTTGAAGAAATAGCACCTGCCTCGGAGTACGCAAACATCAAACATCTCAATGGGCTTCAACGTGTGATCAACAAATACTTGCACAAGAAAACATATTTGCTTGTTTTGGATGACATGTGGGAAGAGAGCGAGGCTCGCTGGGACAAACTGTTGGCTCCACTTAGATGTACAGATTCCAAGGGTAATGTGATTTTGATGACAACGCGGAAGTTGTCTGTTGCCAATATAACAAGCAAAGTGGAGGGACATATCAAGTTAGGTGGTATGAATGATGAAACATTTTGGCCCTTCTTCAAAAGATGCATATTTCGTGATGAGAATTATCAAGGAAACAATAAGCTTCAAGGAATCGGGAAAGAGATAGCCATCAAGCTGAAAGGAAATCCTTTAGCGGCTAAAAGTGTAGCCACACTTTTGAGGAGAAACCTTACTGAAGTTTACTGGAAACGTATTTTAAAAAGTGATGAATGGAAGTTATCAAATACAGTGGATGacatcataccagcactaaagctcAGTTACAATCACCTCCCCTATCACCTTCAGCAGCTATTCTCATATTGTGCTATGTTTCCAAAAGGTTACAGATTTGAGAAGGAGCAGTTGATACGTATGTGGATTGCTCTTGGTTTTGTCATGGACGAGAGAAAGAAATTAGAAGATGCCGGAAGTGACAACTTTGATGATTTGGTAGACCGGAGCTTCTTTCAGAAAGATGAACAGCACTTCATCGTGCATGATTTAATGCATGATGTAGCCCAAGAAGTTTCAGTGCATGAATGCCTTCTTGTTGATGGCTCAGATTCTCTGAAGGTCTTCACATCCATTCGTCATGTGGGCATCTGGACTGAGTCGGTCTACAAGGATGAAATTATAGGACATCATAAAACCTTTGAAAAAAAGTTGGATGAAATTGAGAAAAAAGATATTCTGAAAACTTTGGAGAGTTTAATGCTTGTAGGTATATATGATGAAAAGATCTCTGAAAAGTTTGTAGGGGCTTTGGAGAAATTAAGTTATGTCCAGATACTTAAGTTATCAGCAATGCCCTTTAATGTTGACAGTTTGCTATCCAGTGTCCAAAATTTCATCCATCTTCGCTATTTAGAACTGAGGTACAGTTCAGACCAGCACAGACCTTTGCCTGAGGCTATATGTAAGCTCTACCACCTAATAGTATTGGACATCACACATTGGAGTGGTCTAAGTGATTTGCCTAAGTCTATCAGTAATCTCTTGAACCTACAATATCTGCTTGTTCCGGGGTCAGGATCATTGCACTCGAAGATATCAAGAGTTGGAGAACTTAAGCTTCTACAAGAGCTGCATGAATTTCAGGTTCAAAAAGGGAGTGACTTCAATATTTCGCAGCTGGAACACTTACAGGAGATCAAAGGGTCGCTTAGTATCCTTGGTCTTGAGAATGTCAAAGATAAGGCAGAGGCCAGCGGTGCAAGGATTGAAGATAAGGAACATCTAAGGACACTGTCACTCTCATGGGGAGAAAATAATGATGTTCAGAAAGAAGTGATCGAGGGTCTTCAACCACATGGTGACCTTGCGCATCTTCTTGTCATAAACTACGCCGGTGCTACTCCAACATGGTTGGGACGAAATTTCTCACTCGGCAATTTGGAAAGCCTCCAACTCCAAGACTGTACAGCAATGAAAACCCTGCCACCATTTGAGGAGCTGCCATACCTGAAGAAACTATCCTTGATTGGTATGTCCTCCCTGAAGGATGTTAAGATTGACTTCAATTGTTCTGAGCTAAGTGAAGTTGAAATAATGACGTGTTCAGCTTtaacaaccataaggctccacTCATGCAAGGCATTGACCAACTTAACCATCAAAGATTGTGGGGCACTATCTTGCTTGAAAGGCTTGCCATCCTCTGGTCAGGTGGAGTATAATATCAAAGGATGCCCTCAACTTCAAGCTGATACCATCTCCAGTTGA